Part of the Archocentrus centrarchus isolate MPI-CPG fArcCen1 chromosome 4, fArcCen1, whole genome shotgun sequence genome is shown below.
CAGCAGTATTCAAGGAACAGATAATTGTGGTGATAACGAATACTTCTGACAGCAAAACAATAAACTTCTCAGCCCGGCACAGCACCGGGCGATCAACCGCCGGCTGGAACCCCGGTCTCCTGAACAACCCTGGTCTTCTTCTGTGAATCTCTCAAGCTCCTCTAGATTTGATGGTCTTCTGGCATGGACCTTGGTCTTCAGTGCACCCCACAAATTTTCAATGGGATTCAAGCGAGGACTTTGTGCAGGCCAGTTCATGTTAAGTAACATTAACTACTGAATAttagtagttaatgtgaatttctgtgtatgtagatggcAAACTTCAACAATGTATCATAACAATGTGTCATAGTTAACTGCTctacaaacagattgcatgtgaTTTCTATCTTGAGCCCATTCAATTGCAAAGCTGTTGTTCGAGAGACGTCTGCAGTGCCGAGGCAAGAAAGGACAAAGTCCGACCGGAGAAACTAATTCAGGTCTTAAGAGTGTCCAAAGTCCAAGGAGGAAGTCAGAAAAGGGGCAGGCTTCCAGAGCTTTTCCACAGCACTGATGGGGATTTAAGaatacataaacaaataaaaagtgacCCTCAGGCTGAAATAATCATTTCCTCTGAAACACTCAGTGTGGCTCAAGTGGAAAAAGTTTGGAATTAAAgttaatttggaaaaaaaaaaacaaaaaaaagaagaaaacaggtggAGAACAGGGACCACTGACCAGTCAGCCCCAGATGAGAAACTCActcaaaaatcagaaaaaaacaaaaacaaacaaaacaaaaaatatcaataaataaagaaaCTCCAGATTCAACAGCATCTGTGGGATAGTGCCTAGAAATCAGAGTGCAAGTAATGATACTCAGCAATGACAGAAGTCATTTTTAATCAAAGACCATTTTAAAGATGAGATAAGGAACGCTGGAATATGTTTAAGGTTAAAGCCTACTCCTTTCcatttagtattttattttcttcacatgtatttttttaactgtacttCTGACCACTTTGTGGCTTGCTTTGGATGTTTTGGAAAATTGCAATTAATGACCAAAAGGTATACCGGCCTTCATTTGTTGGTATTTCACTCGTTCATTTGTATGATCAGATGAACTTctaaaaatgtttgtaaagtaCAAACAAATTCAGGTATGAATATTTTGATACATCACGGATTTGTGCGTGAAACATTCGAGGCTCAATGTTCTTAAATGAAGACATTTGTAGTATTCTGCAGAAAATGCCCCCTTCCAGTTCTAACTTAGAATAATGCAGCGTGTCCCCAAAAAATGGGAATCATTTCATAATCTAATAACATCGCCAATTTTCACTCAAATGATCTCAAATTTTTTGTTGAAATGAACcaagtttaatttttaatgggTTTCTTTTCCAGGTTGAGGAATGGCATTCACTGGATATGAAAAGGCATTTTGTGTGTTAGAATATGCTCAAACACAGTCAAACAAGAGTGTGCAGAGTGTATTTTCtagaaaattcaataaaaatgcaCCAACTGGAAAGCAGTTTTGTCCAAATTAGCTGTTATTAGACTACgaaatgatgtcatttttttttgggACACCCTGTACTATAATTTCAAATTACATAGTTTATACTGGTGAAGGTCACCCTGAACCACACTTttattatgctgctatagactaAAGCTAATTTATGCTACAATGTTATGATGTATCCTATGCAAGTGGCTGATGATGTATACTTGTGGGTGGTGCTCCTATGCTGCTCTGCACTTTCATCATCAAAACTCTAACTGGTAGTGTGGCTTCTCTCTCgagtccatccattctcttcaaGCTGATTTGAAAGATGGCGACATAAGAATTAGCTGGAAATGCATAAAGGCAACCAATGATACAGAATGGGCCAATCACACGACACAATGTGCATTTCAGTTTCTAATGAGGTGCACGTCACGTTATGGCTTAAATTACAGCAAAGATTAAGATCAGAAGTATAAATCCTGCATCAAACTGCTGGGGGACCTCCCAGGAAGCACTGAGCACATCTCTTCCACTCTCCATATGTTTATATGCCATTGTTGTCATTAACTCGTGTCTGCTCTCTTTCTTAGCTTGTGCTTTGCTCTCTACGCTCCTTTTTCTGGCTTCTCCTTCCCCTCAGCCTCCAACCAGTCGCTGCAGATTGCTGGCCCTCCCTCAGCCTGCTTGCGTCACCgttcacttcctgttcaaagtgCTTTGCACCCTAAAGTAGCACTAATTACTCACTTAATGTTATCTTTCCATCACAGCCACCAATCTGGTTTTATAAGGGTTGCTGGCAAGAAAGTCCAGAAGTAACGGATCCCTATGAATGTAAAGCCCAAAACAGGGTTCTAGGCAGCGGTTGAACGCCCGTCAATGCGCCGGGATGGGGTACTGTCacgctgggctgagaatttcaccagttcGCTACTGGAACCATTGGCTATTACCACAATTAGCAAGCAGTTATCCGATACACAGGGTgggacccccacccccaacaccCCCCAACCCACCCCCCCAGACATCTGATACTGCTGGGCTGTgaattttttctggctagatccCTGCAAAAGTGTTTTGTGGAGTAAACGGTTTTCTTCTTGCAACTTTCAGCATGCTTTTGTTATGTGTTGAGACAATAGATACAGTTgaagattttgatttttcttttcttgtaatGTAGTGAAATACCTCTCTGTAAGTTGTAGGGACATCATAGTACCAGGAGCTACTTTGCTCTCCCTAAATACTCTAATGCGGACTGCTCTAAATGTCAGCCAAACCAGGCTTGTTCTGCACAACGGGATTAAAATGAAGAGGAATAACTGCTAAATCGGCTCTGGTGCAAACTCCTTGCATACTCAGAACTCTCCAGTTGCTCTGATCCTGCTCTgagcttgtttattttttctgcttgcaagaaaacacattttacaaagACATGACTGTTACTTTATTGTAATAACAGAATCAATGTTCAGACCTACACTTCAGCTGTTagtagttttaatgttgtggctcatTAGTGTGTAGGTCAAGGCTCTGTAATACAGTAGTTTTACATTGCAACTACACTTAAGTAAAAACCAAGAGCAACATTAATGCATAACAGGGTATTAACACACCATGTGTCTTTCTCATGTAGTATTAAAAATTTGTAAACTTAATATAGATACTATTGAGAATCactgttttatattgttttactGTAGGCTTATACTTGGACTCTGTTAACTCAAATCTGGTGCAGGAGTGTGCACTTTCATGAAGACAATCTGTGTTTCATTAAACTTCCCTggaatgctgtgtgtgtgctgcttcaTGTTCAggtccttacacacacaaaccaacaaaccTTTCTTGTGAGCTGAACAGCGTCGGTGTTACAGACAGACCTTCATGGTCCAGACTCGCCCGATAAAGTCACTGTGCCCCCTCAGCTAAATTCTACTGATGCACATCAGCTATAATTCAAACTAATTCATACAATATGGTAATGAAAAACTTAAACACCATTATTATATAAgttattatataaattattataaaagTTATTGCAGTGCAAGTTCAGTGCTTCTGCAACAATCATGGTAACCTGCAGGACTGAGGGGGACAGTGAGCGGCTGGCCTGTGCAGACCCCTCATGCCTCTAAAACTAAAAAGAGGTCTTTCATCAGCTTGAGCAGTTGGCTTTAAAGCAGGGCCCTGctcaaaaactgcaaaacaaatggaaTGTTGAGGACATTGTGAGCTCACAATCAAATGTAGTGTGTGGTGAGTTCACTGATCCACTTCTGCACCCGGAGAAAATGTCTTTGTGTTCTGCTTTGCCTCCGCCATATATTTGCTCTTTTATAACTGCAGCTACATTCCTCTCTGAGTGTACTGTGACTATATGGttgtaaatatgtttgtttgtgtccgTGTGTCCAACATTTTGGGCATAGATATTTTTTGAGTGTACCAGAAGTCCGGAGGACAGAAAAGTCACGCTGCCCTGACTAACAACATGCCTTTCATTAGTTCGTATATAACGTTCTTAGATCCAGTTTGTTGTTAGTGACATTAGTGTGTAGCTATAAAGCTGATCTCCTCACCTTCGTCTGTGAAGCGAAAGCTGCGCAGGAACAGCAGGCAGTCGTGCAGTCCGGCGAACAGCGAGAAGCCGCCGCCGAACGGAATGTCCCTGAAGAAAAGCTCGAACACGGCGTGCTCCTGGTGCCGGCCGGCCCGCCAGTAAGCGTACGCCATGGTGAACTGGTACAAGTCGGTGAGCAGCGGGGGGACCCGCTCCCGGATAGACCGCTCCATAAGCCCGCCGCATGTGCTGCTGGACGGCGCTGCCATGTTATCGGAGCCCTGATGCCAAGCTTTCTGGGACTTGGAGTTCTCCCCACCGACTCCTTAACCCGCTGAGGCAGAAACAGAGCGGAACAGCTGATAAACCAAcctcagagtctcagcaacggCGTTGCTGCAGTTCCACTTTTAAATAGCAATTTACAGCGCGCAGTTAATTTTTCTGATGGCGTACATTTTTACACTAATTATTCCTGGAGTGTCAACATGTGTCACGAAGTCACGTGCTTTAACCTAACTCAATGTATGACCCAAAAATGTTTCATTCACTTTGGTTcgttttaggttttcaaaagaATCCATACGGCCAGCTGCTGGAGAGGAAGCAGTGAAATCCTTCAGTATGCAGTGTAAAAATTCACCATTGTCAAAATGGTCACTGCAACTAGAAAATCGACTGTACTTTAGAGAAATTATCTAAATAACCCCTCAAAACATTGGAATATCTTACAAGATGATCTGCTCTTAATGCTATAAACAATCTATTGATGACTGCTCTTAGAGTTAGTTTTCTCTGAGCAGGCCACTGTCAAGCTTATAAATCTAATTGTGTATTTGCTAACAGGACTCTATGCAATCCAGTCGCAGACAGGCACTGCTaagagcattcaggtgtgtgttaacacagctAATTCACccctgcaatgctcagagaagatgcaaaaaaaaaaaaaaacacctcaggaTGATCAGTGTTAACattcatgacagtacagttagaaaaagactgaacaagtgtggTTTGTTTTTGGCAGGGCtgtcaggagaaagcctcttctctccaaAAAGACCATGGTAGCATGGATTAGGTTCGCAAAGCTGcaacaaaccacaagatttcTGGAACCATGTCCTGTGGATAGACCAAAAAGGAGACGTTTGGCTAcatgcacagcagcagcatgctTGGCGACAaccaaacagcatatcagcacaaacacctcatagcaGCTGTGAGCACGGTAATGGAGGAGTGACGAGTTAGGCTTATTGTGCAGTCACCGGACCTGCAGTCACTGAGCCAACCATGCACCCTTCTAGATTTAactattctagagtcaaatatgaggccatctgtcccacagctaaagcttgactgaaattgggtcatgcaacaccGATCCCATTGTGGTAATCTATGATACATTACATTAGAATAATCTGCTCAGTCCATGCTCACCATTACCTTCTTGTCAGCCAATAAGATTCCCGAGTACTGCTTCCCTCCTTCTTTCAAATATGGCGAGGCAAACAGGTACGACGGCAGCTGGCGGAGAAGTGGTAGAAGTGTGTCTCACAGTGACACGGTTAACCTGCCCTCGgctattatatatatttatgtaaggAGCAGCTTTCCTCACTGCCCAGGTTTCAGACCCCCCCGGACCGCGGACAGGAGCAGCTTTCCGGCCTCTCTCCTGTCGGACAGGAACTCCAGCTTGTGCTGGAGGTAACGCAGGTTTCCCCTCCCAAAGAGtctatattgttttgttttgggaagAGGATTTACTTCTTTGGAAAAATACCGGCTACGCTGCAATATACACGACAAAGATCCCCTATTATTTGGTTCAGGGAAGAGGATTCACTTGGGAGGGAATCTGGGGGGAAGAAGAAGGCTTATTTGGGGTGGTTTTGTTTCGCTATTGGAAGTGAACTGCAATACTGGTTTGTTTGCATCCCTGGGAACGGGCGTTTTTACTGTTTGGGTTTCCTTATAATTTCTGGTGAttatttgctggattttttttctctaaatttgGGCTTTCTGTTGTAATACAGTCTTATATTGACAAGCATGGTGTGTACGTGAGTTATTGAATTCCTCAATCCAGGTGGGGACTGACTCAGTAACCAAGTTTGTTTGCGTGTCAGAGACCTCTGTGGCTGGAACCCCAAAAAAGTGAACAAGGAAAATAAGGTAATTCATGGGCAATCGGCTAATggctgagggggaaaaaaggaaagaattgTGGTGTTGAAATGTCCCAGTCAGTGTCCATCCTCATAATGGAACCTTTAGAGGGCTGAGCCcacaaacctcagtgaactgaaactaaactgtcGACCAAAATTCCTTCCCAATGATTTGAGAGGCTGAGAAAGCCAAATGATTACTTCAGTCTGATTCTACAAGCTGTTGAATCGCAGCTTTCACAATACTCCACAGTCCTTTTTATAAATACTGATGTACTACAGTATCTGTACTTAATATgtcaagttttgtttttaacatacAGTTGGTTTCCTGACTACAGCTTGTCAGAAAATGATTAAATTTTTGAAGAAGAGGAATTTCCTTCATTTGATCCTCCTCAGATTTTCCAGTTATCCATGTGGTAACATGGAGGAACAACAACTAATGAAACAGATCACTGTAAAAAATTaccacattaatctaaaaaTATGAACACAACTACAGACAAATTAGCACAACATCTATATTAAAGCACAGCTCTGAATGGACCCACCCCCGGCTGCTGAATCATAAATAAGTGTGTAAGAAGCATTTTAAAGGtagaaatgtgacaaaaataaacagttaaTTTTACAGCTTTCAAATGAATGCTCCTAAGACTTTGTATTTCATACAGTGAATGAATCTGTATCAAGTTTATTTGAGAAGGGAGAACACATATTAATCTAACAGAAATGTACCCAAGTTAGCAAAAGGATAAATTCCATCTGCAGGCATCCAAATACtataaatataatacaatatataCAATAGCTAAACAACCTCAATTGTAAATCACCACTCCTGTAATAGAATAACTTGGATTTCTCTTCAACTTTCCTCAGAACAGCTTAATTAGTGGATTTCCTAACTGAAGTATGAATAAATCTACATTctaaatatattcatattttccatattaTGTTTGGAGATTGAATACAGaacagcaccaaaaaaaaaaaaaaaaaatctataaacagAATCATGTTCAGACTTTTCCTTGACAGAATGTATCTGCATTTAcacagcactcaaagcactttaaactGCAAGTCACATTGTaaccatacattcatacagAACTTTATTGTGTGCACGTCATCTACCTCACATCCATgaccagtttagaatcaccgaTTGGCCCAACATGCATGTCttaggactgtgggaggaagcccacACATGCACAGGAAGACCATGACTGCAAACAACACACAGAAAAGTTCCTTCTCAGACTTGAATCAGgtaccttcttgctgtgaggcgacagcgCCAACCACTGCGTTGCTCTGCTGAACGCTCTTTTGACTTTTTGGATGACTTTGTCTCTTCAGGACCATAAATGGAATTCAAATTAAATGCCATTAAAGAGCTGCCACCTCAAACAAGGagacaaaaaaacactttgtttttaagccaaaaaaataaaaaattgtggAAAAATTATTCATTAGTGAACCTCATTTCTCACACATCCCATCACTGAGATTTTAACTCAGTCTGGAATCACTAACAAACTCTGATCACAGCTATGAGTATATCTCgtttcagcagcagcactggaaGCTGATGTTCTGTAAGAATTGCACGCAATAATATTTCATAGTCTAAAATACACCTTTGACCATATGTGGACATTATCCCACTTCTCCTTGCTGCCCACCTCCCTGCTCAGCTGCAGGGAAGAATCCTGCAAGCTCATTGGTCAGCCTGTGTTTCTGCCCTCCCCACACAAAGTATGTAGGCTGTCCTGACTGGTCACTCTCCCGCACATAGACAAAGAAGGGGCTGAGGTCGATGGCCAGAGCCGACCTGACCAGGCCGACCCCTCCTGAGCGCTCTGAACAGGGATGGTAAACCCGCCCGCTGACAGGATGCATGTACAGTGCCTCTGGGCGGAATGGGACGGAGAGCTTCTCCACACCACCACAGTACGACAGCAGCTCCTGCTTGCTCTGAGGTCCAGAAGGACTCTGCAGCAGGTGGGTGAAGACCACAGGTCGGTCATCACAGCGCAGGAAATTCCTCTCCCTGCCGCACAGGGACAGGAAGGGGAAATCCTCCTCATAACGTCCACTTTGATTCAAACGCAGACGACTGAAGAAGAAGACCAGGAACTCCTTATCTGGttacaaaaaagacagaaacattaATGGGAGTAATATgaatctgaaaaaaatgaaagcatcagCAATGGTCTCACAATAAGAGCCTGCAGCTAGCAGCATTAATGCAATCTACTTAAAAGTAGATGAACTCTGTACCACAGTTTGTATAAAACATCTTTTTTATCATGACATTATAATAAAGTGATATTACATCTATCCCAAAGCCACAATCAAATGTCATAGTTTATCATCTCAGTGTAAtaataaacattatttaaagGCATCTCCAGGCAATTCAACAGAGGTAGATTTTTTCCTGGTTTAATGCACAATCCTGCAATGTAGTCAAGTAATTTAAGACTCAATATACAGTATTGTGAAAAAGCTGAGAGTCACCTttcttttcttgtaatttttaaaagacCTCTTGGGCAGAAATTTTTCAGGCTTTCTAAAGCtcgaagtttttctttggacaccgGTCGCTTTTCCCGAATTTCTcgaagggaaacagagagaaaaaggctGAGGTGTCCCAAATTCCACAAGAGCCTGactataaataaagaaataaatctcAATGGCAAGAGGTCGTAttgagtgatgaatccaaattttacatttttaaaatttcaataTATACTGAAGAGGATACCAAACTGTTCTTCTGTCCAGCAAACCTGGACAGAAGAACAAATAATGGAACATTATCTTTCCAGATCCCAGACCTCAAcatcactgaagcagtgtgggatcatcttgacagaacggagcaaaaggcagcaacatctaaagaagagctttgaatagCCTTCAAGAtgcctggaaaactattcctgaagacttctTAAGGAAATTATAATAAAGATTGCCTAAGAGGCTTTAAGCTGTGTTTAAGAATAAAGGTGCTCATACCCAGTGTTGactttccatgtatgtttgcacgctCCATCTAttccccattttcctagcaaacgataaaagaaatgaggggtgactctaGACTTTTACAAAGTACTGTAACACTATCATTTTTTAAGTCAACAAAAATAATAACCGGCTGTGCTGTATGTTTGCTGTTTACCTTTAAAACAGGTGACAAAGTTTTTCACTTTGGTGTCATCGAGGAAAAGCTGTGAGCAGAGAAATGAAAATCGACACGCAGTTTGATGCTAAAGGAAAAAGCTagacgtgatttttttttaaggtttagtTTTGTATTAGTAAACTTTCGTACCTGTCCTTGATGGTCGACATAGTAGAAGTATTCTCGGATACGTGGTTCGGGGCTCTGGCCCTGGATGTACGTAGCGGTCGTTCTAGAGGCGGTGTAGCCGGCTAGCCCCCAACGCAGAACGGCCAGAGCTCTGCCGCTGATAGCCGCGGTCCGGAGGAACGACATGGTCGAGCAGAGTAGATGTGCTCCGTATTAAACACGAGAACAGAGACTGTGGTGTTTCAAAAATGACAGCCGGTGTGATTCTGCTGTTCGCAGATGGTACATAACTCAGGCTGAGTCCTCAGGTTAGTGTTTACAATCGAACGGAAGCTACTCGGAAGTTTTTATGTAGTGCAACGTGGTCACTTTTTTAACTGCTGCCATCTAGTGAATGAGATTATGCACTTCCTTTCAGTACTTATACTTAATAAAACTTAGAAACTTGCGTCAGTACATTTCATCAGAGACCCAACAAATAGGAAAAATAACAATTCTAAGTGTAATggttacattttaaatacacGTATGGTGATTTTAATGGACTGTATCTAAAAGTTTAGTcaaacagaaatggaaaaaccTTTTTTAGATGAAAATCAGATCATCTACAATATtctgctcaaaaataaaaagagttcagcatcaagtcagttaaacttctgggatattgatctggtcagttaagtagcacaGGGGGTtggtaatcagtttcagctgctttggtgttaatgaaattaacaacaggtgcactagagggacaacaataagacaacccccaaaacaggaatagttTTACAAGTGGAGGTCACTGACATTTATTTCCGCCTCATCTTTACTGACtgctttgcatttggctagggtcagtgtcactactggtaacatgaggcgatacctggaacCTACAGAGCTtgtacaggtagtccaactcctccaggatggcacatcaatacatgccattgccagaaagtttactgtgtctcccagcactgTCTTAAGAGCATGGAGATTCCAGGAAATCGGCAGTTACTCTAGgtgagctggacagggctgtagaagatCCTtatcccatcagcaggaccggtatctgctcctttgccagagctacaaaatgatctccagcaggccactggtgtgaatgtctctgaccaaacaatcagaaacagacttcacagAGGTGACCTGAGGGTCCGACAGCCTCTATTGGGCCCTGTACTCACTGCCTGGCATGGTGGAGcccaattggcatttgccacagaataccagaattggcaggtccacgaCTTGCGCCCTGTGCTTTgtacagatgagagcaggttcaccctgagcacatgtgatagACATGAACGGGTCTGGAGAAGGTGTGGAGAATGTTGTGCTCCCTGTAACATCGTTTAGTATGATAGTTTGGTGGTGGATCAGTGCTGGTCTGGGGAGCCATATCCAGGCTAaacaacagcaccctgactgccattagatatcaggatgaaatccttggacctatTGTCAGAcactacactggtgcagtgggtcctgggttcctcctggtgcatgacaatgtcCGGCCTCAAAtggagtatgcaggcagttcttgGAGGATGAAGGGCCTGATCTAAATCCATTACCACTGGGACATTATATTTCGGTCCATCCAACGCTGCCAGGTTGGTTCCCTGGTCCAGATCAGGGAGGAGATGCCCCagcacaccatccatcatctcaggAGCGCATGCCcagatgttgtcaggcatgcacacaagcacatggGGGCTGTACAaattactgagtaccattttgaattgcttcaatgaaatttcagcaaaatggactagcctgctgcataattttttcaTTCTGAcgtttggggtgtctttgaattcagccctctgtaagttgataattttcatttccctcTAACAATGCAGCATCCTTTAATTCCTAACACACTCCctagtccatatcagtgtagatatccagcatgatttttttcccattgagagctgatgtgttttatgGCAGGATTTCAAAGCCATACACATCTGAAGGTGGAACCCCATACACAACATTGCAGGAGCAATTCCACAGTCATTGTGTAATTCCAGGCATTAAACACTTTTACCACAAGAGTAAAAGTGGACAGTAATGGACTTGTGCATCTACAggagtttcaaaataaagcttCTTCCTTTCAAAACTCAAGTTTCagtattttaaactgttttcacaACATACAGgcgctggtcataaaattagaatatcatgaaaaagtagatttatttcagtaattccattcaaaaagacCTCAAattagaaaattagaatattttgaaaaggttcaatattgaagacacctggttccacactctaatcagctaattaactcaaaacacctgcaaaggcctttaaacggtctctcagtctagttctgtaggctacgcaatcatggggaagactgctgacttgacagttgtccaaaagacgaccattAACACGTTGCACAAGGAGGGTGAGACACAAAaagtcattgctaaagaggctggctgtttacagagctctgtgtccaagcacattaatagagaggcgaaaggaaggaaaagatgtggtagaaaaaagtgtacaagcaatagggataaccgcaccctggagaggatttcgaaacaaaacccattcaaaaatgtggggagattcacaaagagtggactgcagctggagtcagtgcttcaagaaccaccagcacagacgtatgcagacatgggtttcagctgttgttttccttgtgtAAAGCcgctcttgaacaagagactctgtcagaagcgtctcgcctggcctaaagacaaaaaggaccggactgctgctgagtgctccaaagttatgttctctgatcaaagtcaattttgcatttcctttggaaatcgaGGTTCCAGAGTctggagaagagaggagaggcacagaatccatgttgcttgaggtccagtgtaaagttttcacagtcagtgatgatttggggtgccatgtcatctgctggtgttggtccactgtgttttctgaggtccaaggtcaacgcagccgtctaccaggaagctttagagcacttcatgcttcctgctgctgaccaattttatggagatgcagatttcattttccaacaggacttggcacctgcacacagtgccaaagctaccagtacctgctttaaggaccatgttatccctgttcttaattgtcCAGCAAACACgactgaccttaaccccatagaaaatctatgggctattgtgaagagggagatgcgatacaccagacccaacaattcaaaagagctgaaggccactatcagagcaacctgggttctcataacacctgagcagtgccacagactgatcgactccatgccacgctcctgtacatgctcatacttttcacgttcacacttttcagttggccaagatttctaaaaatccttttttttttttttttatattgatcttaagtattattataattttctgagatactgaatttgaggttttcattagttgtcagttataatcatcaaaattaaaagaaacaaacatatcagtctgtgtgtaatgaatgaatataatatacaactttcatttttt
Proteins encoded:
- the c4h8orf82 gene encoding UPF0598 protein C8orf82 homolog encodes the protein MSFLRTAAISGRALAVLRWGLAGYTASRTTATYIQGQSPEPRIREYFYYVDHQGQLFLDDTKVKNFVTCFKDKEFLVFFFSRLRLNQSGRYEEDFPFLSLCGRERNFLRCDDRPVVFTHLLQSPSGPQSKQELLSYCGGVEKLSVPFRPEALYMHPVSGRVYHPCSERSGGVGLVRSALAIDLSPFFVYVRESDQSGQPTYFVWGGQKHRLTNELAGFFPAAEQGGGQQGEVG